The window GTTTGTTGACCGAATGGTTGCCTAGAATCAGATTGTCCACTGAATTGAAGCTGCTGActtgtttgtgttttttggCCAAAAGTCTGCGAAGCAAACTGAGGTCGGCTGTGAGTTGAACCTGATTGAGAGTCGCTTGATTCTGGAGCCTTCTGCTGTCCAAATTTAGGCTTGACCGGTTGGCGACCAAACTGTCCGAAGCCCGCTTTTTTATCCTCTTCGGTTGGAGGTGGCAGAGTCTCAGCTGGTTTGTTGTATTCATAAATTTCGCCATCGTATTGTTGACTGGGAACAGCTGGAGAGTCATCAGAATTAGGGGATTGCTGGTTAGCATTGACTGTTTGTTGCGTTTGGAATGAATTTTGTTGTTGGTATTGATTTTTGTTGATATTGGTGAAGCTTTGAGGCAAAGCTGTTGTTTGTTTATCAAAACCTTGCTGATTTGGCTTTGATTCGGCTTGGTTATCAAACTGACCATTGATCTGCTGGGTCGGTCTTCTACCAAAAGATGAGAAGGAATTTTGAGATGAGAATTGTGTTGAAGGTGTGGGAGCTCCAGAAGTAAACGATGAAGCAGAAGCTTGAGTTATTCCATTAAACGAAGCAGCAGTACTTCCCTGAGTAGGAGAAGTAGGTGCAACCGAAGATAAAACAGGCGGTTGAGGATATCTGGATGATCCTTGAGTATTCTGAGTAAATGTGTTACCAGGGAAATTTCCTTGGGATATGCTAACTTGAGCATTGGCGTTAGAACTGAATGAAGGTCGCGTTGTTACTCtattaaattgattaaatGGCGTATTAGGAAATCTGGAAGCCTGAGTATTTGGTGTACTGAAAGTTTTGGATGGCTGGTTATAATAGTAAGAATCATCAGGGCCTTGGGcttgaatattttgattaaatatggGTCTCTGTGTACTTGATGCAAATTGAGCATCGCTGTGTTGATTTTGAGATAGGGATTGTTCACCTACATTTTGTAGATGGAATTGGTTAGAACTTTGTGGTCTCTGATTAGACAAAGAGGCAGTTTGGGTATTAGGTTCCAATGGCCTGGAATCAGATCCTTGTTGGTTAATTGTAGTTGATGAGGCAAAAGAAGTAGCTGATGTTGGAGCTTGATGGTTTGCGAATGAAGATTGTGTAGGTCGATTGTGACTAGATTGAGTATTGAAAGTTCCAAATACCGAACCTTGATTATTTCCTTGTGACTGGGGGTTACTTTCAAATGGAGTTGTTAACTCTGTTAGTGGCTGTCTAGTAGACTGAAGTGGTTGAAAGCTTTGAGATCCACCAAATGACGGCTTACTACTTGATGGTACTCCACCATTATTTTGGGAGGAAGTAAAACCAGCATGATTTTGGTTGTTTGTCAGCTGATTACTTGAAGAATCACCAAACTGCTGATGTCCATGAGACTGAGATCCACTAGCATCTTGTGGTTTCGTTGTTGTTTGAGAGAATTGATTGAAACCTTGCGTAGTTCCAGAAGAAGTTGTAAGCTTTTGGGGAGTTGACTGGGAAGGTCTTTTATTAAATCCATTTACTGGAGGTAAATATTCATTGTttccaagtttatttacaGACTGACCAGAGGGCTGCCTTAGTCCAAAACCATTTCCATTGTTTGATGATGAACTTAAAGAATCATGTCTATTGATAGAACTTTGTCCATTGAAGGATTGCGACTCAGGTTGAGGCTTCCCAAAGGACGGTTGCTGAGGTTTAACTTGTTGTTGAATGAAATTCTGTGAGCTTCCAGTCTGAGAAGTTGTTTCAAAGGTAGGGCTGTCAAATGTATTAGCATTTTCAGAATCTTCTAGTCCTGTATTGATAGAAGGTTTATTTTGCTGGAACAGATGAGAAAGAGAATGACTGGCTTGTCCGAAACCATTGGCTGCGTTTGATGAAACTGCTGCTTGTCCAAAACTATTGGGGGAAGATCCAAAATTAACAGAAGCTGACGCCGAATTGATTTGCCCGGATTGTTGTGTTTGGCTGTTGACATTCGGTTTCACAAAGGGTCGATTACCCTGGTTGATGAATGAACCACTAGACGAGACATCGGAATTTGGTCGGTTCCCAAACTGTGCTGGCTGTCTGCTATTGTGACTGCCTGCATCATCGTTTTCCGTGTAATCGCCTCCTACATTGTACTTCTGAGCATCGTACGAgcctgtaaataaaaaatgaaagtgTTTGGTCATTTGTCAGTGCCGCGGCGCAAACGATATATCAGTCGGCGGTACATTTGTCACACCACAATAGACGTTTAAGCTAACGCAAGGAGTTTTTCAATGAAATTCTCTTTCGTATGAGGAAACAATTTTTTGCGCTTTCTGTTACACTTTTCGGACAGTTTGAGTTGTGTAACAATTCATTCAATAAACTAGCAATTATATTTGTACACATTTATTATTCACCTTAATGATGCGCAAGACAATAAGAACATAAACTTATTGATTGAAACTTCTAATGCTTATGAAATATTAGTGAGAGTTTTGCTATCGTGAAGACTAATTACAGATTGCGATACGGAACCTTGAACCCGTCTAACATCTCACATCATTGGATTAATTACATCGTTCAATTGTCAGAAAGTTAATTAGAACATTTGCGAGGACCTtgaatatgtaaaattttctgATTCACCCAATAGACTATTTGTCGCGAAGTTTTGTCGTGGGAATCAGAGCGGTGTCGAAACGTTTAGAGAAGCGATATAGGCCCAAGCAATTGTTACCAACAGCATCATTGTTTATATCGTCGAATTAAAAGGAACATTGTAACCTGATTGATGTGTTAGTGGTATAATAGAAGGCCTTGGAAGGTCAATTATGATGGCGAATATTACATTCGCAAACGCAACAATGACGTGACATATTTATGTCTTGAAGAAAATTTTGCAGTAGAATTCAGCGAcattaagaaattaattatcaGCAGAGTCTTACTTTTTTAAAGGAATTCATTTCATCATCATACAATTTCATTTTctgttataaaattgcgatatTTTGCAAGGATGTGTTTGGAACTATTAAAACTGTATATATTACACGCAAAATCTATTGAAAGGATTTTTACTAAACTTTGCAATTATATAGCTTAGAGATTGgtactacataaaaaaataaaatttatcgatATTAATGGCAAGCGAGTTCACGGGCAACGGCTAGTTTTAGCCCTCGCGATACATCTAGGGAATTGGCAGTATTCCCTAGCTAATTAATACCTTCCCATCAAGTATGATTCGgtgactttttaaataataatttaaaaagtcaccgaattgacattatttaaaaaaaatgtttatcaaaaaaaaattataataataataaatttgtttgtgttgagaaaaacaaattaaaccaaaatataatgGTAATTTGACAATTTCTACAACAAAGCACAAATTTAACATATAACACTAACTTATcagattacattttaaattgatcTGTCATttgataaagaataaaaatataagttgttTGTCAAACTTGCAATTAATTTGCCAAATTTGCAGATAAAGAAATGAAAGTACAGTACGGTCACAGTTATTTCGAGGTAAATGGCCTAAGCTTTTAGGCACTCAACTAAAAGATAACGTAAATGTTGATTGATCATTATattctttgtattttaataataatacaatgttattaaataaataaataaatatatacgggacaaattacacagattgagttagcctcgaagtaagttcgacacttgtgttacgagatactattactaactcaacgatactatattttataataaatacttatatatataaaaatatccaagacccaggccaatcagaaaaagttcttttctcatctagccttggccgggattcgaacccgggacctccggtgtcacagacaagattactaccgctgcgccacagaggccgttaataCTCGTATCAACCATGATTCAAATATGGGCGAGGTTCACCTGTTAAGGTAGCGGAGGTCACATGGGAGTCGTTTCGCTTAAATACCTGACTTACCTGATCCAGAATCACGGCTGCATGTATATCCTGGGCTGGCTTTCGGAGAGGTGTGGACGCAACCAAGATTAACAGCAGTTTgtcttttaaattcaaaagttattgaaattaatagatttttaGATACccatcaatattaaaatacaccAATCAACCGCTCCTGCACACCATGGTTGTGAAACACAAATAGTGAAGTATCTTTATTATGTCAGTAATTTATAAGGTCAATGAACTTGAAGAAGTATAAATGTAGTTGGATTATAATCACTTGTCAGCTTCCATTACGAAATGACAAGACGTATTCCAGTTTTCATATTAGGTTCAAACTGAACGAGTTTAATCGAATCGGTTTTATCAGTATCGGTAAATGATAAtctttgatatattttaaaactatttaaatagataattataattattattaattataatttaaatagataataagtaattgatatgatttatttttaaaattaatggtCATGTTCATCTGGATGGATTTTTGATGGCATaaaagattcatatagtgacaggttactagcacGCATCATCTATAAGGATATCTTCCATATGGAAGTAACAACCTCCTAAACACGGAAAGAGAGGCAaagataaataagaaaataatatttagaacGTCAACGAACATCAATCAAGTCAAGAAATGCCATTACGATTCCGTTAAACAATCAATTTACTCGCCGTTAATTTTGCCAAGTGTGAAATTTATTTCGGAGTTAAGATAAATGTGGATGTTACGCTGTATGTCAGGTATAGtaattgtaattgtttatttttaagattttgtaaattaaattcatgaTTAGATTGAACTATGATTAAGGGCTAAACCAttgataatattagttttgaaatcgattcagttcTTAATCAATTGATGGATAATGTTTTGGATGGACATTTTGATCTTTAGACtttataaatacctaataataatacattttgttaAACCATGATCGATAatatgaaacatttttatatagagAAGCCTGGGGcaagcccttgaccatggatcctggataaagtgagtcaggtttttacacgaagtgactaccgtttgacctctgcaacctttgttGGGGAACCtaatccgtattggatcatatggttacacatccagttacctgaatgttcaagtttcctcacgatgttttccctcaccggaAGACCATCAGTTAGTTAGctttcaaactaatgtacataacttcgaaaatagtcattggtaaatAGCCGCTGTGTGATTCGAACCGGTACCTTTATGAGCAACACGCGTTTTATCCGGGCATCTACCGATTCGACCAGCGAagcttctttatatttttttatgcgcagtaaagagtttacaaacaaacaaacaaataattacttGTCACATTGTTAAACTGAGTTAATAATTGGTAAAGAAAATTCGCTTACCATCATCGACAAGCCCAGCTGCTTCGTCCCGAGCATTCTGTTCCAACGACTTCAAGATCTCCTCAGGAATCGGGGGAGGAGTCGGCAGATGATCACCTTTAGGCTGATATCCACCTTCGTCAGCAGTGTACGTTACACTATAAACCTGTCCATCATCACCAGTGTAGGAATATCCACCTTGAGCCTGAACACCGTTAGTGGCCACTCCTGATTCTTCAGCAGATATCCCATTATCAGTTTCGAAAGAATAACTGTAACTTTCCACTCCAACGTCACTGTCAAATCTCACAATATTTGCGTTTTGGTCTCGCGTATTCAATTCCTGAGATCGGTATTGCGATTCGTAAGATTGACCGGGCTTTTGCGCGAAATTCTGAGTGTTAAGATTCGTTCCAGCCGTTTGTCCATCAGGGATTTGGTTTTCATTACCAGATTGATCACCAAATTGGTTCTGTGTTCGGAATCCAGCTACAGGACTACTGAAAGCGGCATCGCCTACTTTAGAATTGGTTGATCCATAAGCTATTCTTGGTGCTCCGAGACCTGTTTCAGCATCGCCGGATGCTCTTGTGCCAGGCGAGGCTGCATCAACGACTACGCCTTTgaattcattttcaaaaccTCCTTTAGGGATGCCTCCGAGACCTTGATTGAAGGATTTAGATGCGAAAGGAGTTTGGAGCTCCCCAGGGTGACCACCA of the Amyelois transitella isolate CPQ chromosome 19, ilAmyTran1.1, whole genome shotgun sequence genome contains:
- the LOC106137920 gene encoding hornerin-like, yielding MNLVVIAAVIAVTSAAKLDRTYLPPASAKTAGGHPGELQTPFASKSFNQGLGGIPKGGFENEFKGVVVDAASPGTRASGDAETGLGAPRIAYGSTNSKVGDAAFSSPVAGFRTQNQFGDQSGNENQIPDGQTAGTNLNTQNFAQKPGQSYESQYRSQELNTRDQNANIVRFDSDVGVESYSYSFETDNGISAEESGVATNGVQAQGGYSYTGDDGQVYSVTYTADEGGYQPKGDHLPTPPPIPEEILKSLEQNARDEAAGLVDDGSYDAQKYNVGGDYTENDDAGSHNSRQPAQFGNRPNSDVSSSGSFINQGNRPFVKPNVNSQTQQSGQINSASASVNFGSSPNSFGQAAVSSNAANGFGQASHSLSHLFQQNKPSINTGLEDSENANTFDSPTFETTSQTGSSQNFIQQQVKPQQPSFGKPQPESQSFNGQSSINRHDSLSSSSNNGNGFGLRQPSGQSVNKLGNNEYLPPVNGFNKRPSQSTPQKLTTSSGTTQGFNQFSQTTTKPQDASGSQSHGHQQFGDSSSNQLTNNQNHAGFTSSQNNGGVPSSSKPSFGGSQSFQPLQSTRQPLTELTTPFESNPQSQGNNQGSVFGTFNTQSSHNRPTQSSFANHQAPTSATSFASSTTINQQGSDSRPLEPNTQTASLSNQRPQSSNQFHLQNVGEQSLSQNQHSDAQFASSTQRPIFNQNIQAQGPDDSYYYNQPSKTFSTPNTQASRFPNTPFNQFNRVTTRPSFSSNANAQVSISQGNFPGNTFTQNTQGSSRYPQPPVLSSVAPTSPTQGSTAASFNGITQASASSFTSGAPTPSTQFSSQNSFSSFGRRPTQQINGQFDNQAESKPNQQGFDKQTTALPQSFTNINKNQYQQQNSFQTQQTVNANQQSPNSDDSPAVPSQQYDGEIYEYNKPAETLPPPTEEDKKAGFGQFGRQPVKPKFGQQKAPESSDSQSGSTHSRPQFASQTFGQKTQTSQQLQFSGQSDSRQPFGQQTSSFANAQPTQVSSFAQSINSPSTQSHDQFKAQSVQQFGSRPSNNQLSQSQFNNVQSGAQEESRLRPSDRPCCRKLPSAPQVQSNQLTQSQGQFGVSDFTAQSFKPEQASAQSFAGKGEVFGGPRKPPSFDEETVLSVIACGYAAKLDRTYLPPASAATAGGSPGSLAAPFGSSPTQGFGQSNFGGPTGPSAFGPASQSPAFGKTGPSNSPQASFGQNSLEQPARPGTQYGPPSSSGISQAGVAGRGSGSSFGPAAFGQNAPVGPAGNSASGFGPSNFGQGQNVPAQSQPERPQASADRTAEILRYENENDGNTFSYSFETSNGISAEESGVATNGVQAQGGYSYTADDGEVYRVTYTADENGYQPQGDHLPTSPPIPDEILRSIEENARAAAAGTQEGAYQPDDNESGNSPQQYSGSSSSYNQGQSSAQSFNQPQGTQRPSQQYGTPNAPSRPGSFNQAQSGATLLLLLDQHSDLKATTMDTSTTVRKELQDLLPLLVRISLLPKAAHSNMALHLEALTRGHLNNTAPQPLVDLANSIMLHLLSGKALSKPLLLPQDPTDLLSNMVPPRLLPLDQFKVPVNNITLLSPLKVLPIHNDLLNSMVAQSEQTRLNLDHQALLLLPDNSLDHSRPPVETNHKLKADLKAQSAEDLKPKMIMDTSITALRELRLVKDPIISGLNLLVNSRLLLNTTKVNLLSLRQDLLPGQVHLLETLVPVPQPGLPPLSSTSPCYQAPEVKDLSLPQFRVHSDLLHSLNQVL